The genomic segment TAAAAGTTACAGATAATAATGAGGAAGATAGTGGTTCAATTCACGTCAGTTAATCATtcaattttaatttaattaattattcTCATTTTGTTTTAAGGGGGGGTGAAACTTTTTCTAAATCACCGCAGAAACCTTTACCTCGCTACCTCTTTCATCTGGTTGCCTATCAAATTGACAATcagtaaaaaaggaaaaaaattgaaaaagttCCATGTATTTTGAATTAACCGATAGGATGCATTTTTATAAGCCAAACAACAGGACGTCGATCCTAGACATTATCCACGCAGAACAAAAAACTGGACGTGGTGGTGACGATATCTTGGTTACGCCAAATGTACagcctttataaaaaaaaatcaaaagatTACACTAATTGTTCAAAGTTAAGTTGTACACGATCTatccacaaaaaaaacaaagtctAGAAATCACCACCAAGTGGAACAAGCATCAAATAATCGAAACCCTAGAAAGCAGCGAACATCACCAAGCAAAACCAGTGCGAGTTTTTACAACCAGGAAACGGAATGACTGCAGTGTCACTCGCTTGTTATCTGTATAGACCAGTAGTCTACAATAATCTGTAAAAagcaataacaaaaaaacacgtCGGGCTAGACGTCTGCAAGTATACCAGGGAGCTGCAACCTGATTTTCAACCGGGTTCTGGTGATAAATAGTTGAACTCTTACCATCTGGGAGTCTGGCGGGACGAGGGGAGATTTCCAGCCGGGAGAGGGATGCCCAACCCCCGGTAGCTCCGCCACAGAACCTGCAGGACAAGTCAAACACTCACGATGTTTACTGAATCAACATTTCACAGGGACGTCCACCTGTATGTCGACCCACTGAGTCGATTTTGAAAAACTAGAGAAAAAGATAAATTGTGTATTGAAAACGAAACCACGTCTTGGGTTGGTAGGCCTATAACCAGTGGGCGTGCATTCCTCACTGTGATCAAATTGATACAATATTTTATATGGATGCTGTGATGACAATAAAGTACGAGCAAATCAGCGGTCCAGTGATATTATTACTTTGTCCAGTTTCGTAAAGAGgttgtctttatttctctctcctcGGACTGATGACGTTACATACGCATTAAAAGGAAAGGAAACGCAACTCCAAATAACAACAGGGCGACACTGACCGAGTTACCTTCGCTTCAAGTTAAAGTCATCACGACTCGTAGGTCATCACCACTTGCGAATGCTTTGGTCGATACTTCTCTACAATTCTATTAGCTTCCCAAAATGAGTGAGCCGATTGACTCACCCGACTTGCTCCTTTGTTTAACAGGCTTGAGGCTGTGTCCACCCTACTATGACATTTCTATCCTACTATAACATGGGCCCCTAGCCCCACCTGCAGTTTGTACATCTTGATATTGTTGCATTGTATTAATTTTTGTATAAATGTTCTTCATCTTTATTTTCTCTTGATAAATGTTAGATCATATCTGTACACCAAAgccagatttttttttcacacaaaATTATGATATTAATGGTGAAAAGGGGGAACCCCTCTCTGGGCGCTGAACAccaagaaaaaaagaaggaatTACAGTCATTTGGATGTGAAGTATAACCAGGACATTATCAGGCTGTAGCCCAAACTCAGAGGACAACTTATCACATTCAAGTTCATTTTTTGGCCTGCTGCTATTGCATTACAAAGGCACATCCTCACTGTAATTCTTCAGTCTAAAAAAGTCCAATCGATTTGCTTCGCACTTTCCTCACATATTAATTCACCCCAGGAAGcccagaaaaaagaaaagagaaatgaGAACCCCTTATTTAAAAACGCTGATACGTTGCCATGTGACCATCTCTCATGAAGATAAGAGGTGCAACATCATCTTAATCTAACCATTTTACATGGAGATTATATGAGTTACAATCCATAGTGTTCACTATGAAAAAGGTATCAGATCAAACAGGTTCCAACACCAGAACTACGGAGGAATAGCTGCATCTATTGTGGACAATCCGCTATTGCTTTTGTTGATAGTTTGAAAAGGTGTAACCCTTCCTCAAAAACGACTGGGTCTTGGCTTGAGCTTGGATTTTGAGggcagattattattatttttccatcaATCGGATTATCAAGTATCCAAATTAGGTGTGTTTTAAAGACCCTGCTTTGATAGGCCTATTACCTGTGTTCTCTTGCTGGTCTCCTATCTGTCATTTGTTTTTCCAAACAAAGATAACTGGTTCCCCCCTAATAGAACATACGTGTCTTACCACACTGAGACTCTAAATAGTTTTTTTCGTAAGAAACAACAACTCGTGATACAACGCTAAAGGAAATGAGTGAGCGAAAATAAACAAGACAGTTATCTGATCTTGGGCGACACAGTCTGCAAAAATGCATGATTACGAAACAGCGTTTACTAACCCTGGGGTCAGAAGCCCACTTGATATACATTGAAGGAGATGCAGATTTATAAACTTGTATGGCCTACTGGATATCTATTTATGATTCAAGTAGTTTTGAAAAGGTCACATAAGAAGGTCCTGTGTTTTTATACAAACCACTGCCTAATGATTTTTATACTATCCagcaaattaaattattatcaGGGTCGTTGACTGTGTATACTCTCACTTGGACATTGATACTACGGCTGTTGGAAGGGTTAAGGGCTATCTGAGGGAAAGCAGcacaacaaatattaaaaagggTTGAAACTAATCAAGTTGGGTCACAAGCCAAatgttttggattttttttcatgaacgATTTAGCAAATAATCGCTTCACAGACCAACTCAAGGACAATGTTAACAAGCATTAATGACATAATTAATGATCTATGTTTTCTGTTTGCTGCCTATGTCAGCACTTCATTTAACTAAAGACATGTTTTCGATAGTTGCTTTGCGTTTGAACTTGAGGTTGAGTTGTGACTGTGTGACGCTAATAACGTGTAAAAATACCCCCAGTATTATTATAGTAAatattatttgtgaatgaaggttGAAAAAGCCCATCTCCAACTAAAAACGCCCAATATTTGCTCATCTGCCTACGATTGTATGGTGACTGCTAGAATCTGCTATCATAGCCTACGTTATGGCGTTCCGTTCACAACCAAAGttgttaaatataaattaaacgTATGGTTGATCATCTAACTTAACCTATAGGGTGAATTATTTTGATCGTTGAATTTGAAATGGATCCTCAAGTGGAAAATGTCAATGTCGGTCAATCTTATATTAAACTGTACAGGCAGCCTACAACTGAATAAACACACTTTAAACAGACATGTACGTGTCATTGATATGCGGTGTACTATTAAGCATAGAATACTTTTGACTGACAACCCATAGCTAAGCAATTTATTCTGCCTTTAATGAAAAGAAGGAGCGTGACTGTAGCAAACTTACCACGCAAGGCCATCACTTAGTGTCAGTAAGTCTTTAAATAACAGACAGTAGCAATATGACATGGTTTGAAGAAAATACCAGCCATGATGTGCTCCAACAGAGGCTCTGTTCTGCTAGACGCCTCTCTTGTGAGTCTATCAATTACTACGGATACTACCAAGGTCAAACAAGCGCAGGCTTAAAACGCGCACCAATAATTCCTGTTGTTTTTAACAATCTCAGCTCCACGTTGATCTGCCAGGCTGTTAAATAATATGTAATACATAACACATCACACATGTCGGTACATAAAGTGCAGGCTACTGTTCATTTAGTCACATCTCTGCCCGCAAAAACATGTCTACCTtgtccaatcagaagctagtGGGAGGGACTGTAACAAACACGAAATGACCATTGGTCAAGAATACATTTTAACGTGTGACTCTCGAGGTTTGATGGaggaattaaattaaataattaaaattaTGCACATGAATAGTTTTAAATGTTCTTATTTTGTGATTCAGAGATAATTCGTTTCTAACTTGTTTGCATGTTTTATAACCTGTGTATTACCCAACATGTGTAACATATGTTTCCTATAGCTCAATATGCGTTAACACAATAATTTTCATACCAAGCATTTGGAAAACCTACTGTAAAAAATACTTGTTATCTATGTTTAGGGTAAGGTGAAAAGGGTGGGACAAGCATGTACAACCTTTCTTAAACTTATTATGTTCCTTCCATAGCCTAACCAATAATTTGTGTTCACACAAATTCTCTAACTATTACTAATTTGTGTTCACACAAATTATGAACAACGGTAAACCGGTTACTATCTGAAACATCTCTTCCATCCAGCAGTCCAACCTAACTGCTTCAGTCAGTCTTTTGGTTTACTAAGACGCCACTAGATGTCGCCAAACACTGTGTTACAACACTGCTCCTTACAGTATATACAGTGGAGGCTAACTCATTTTTGCTGCATGTTCCctctttaatatgtccatggtatGTACTAGCGTGACGTCGGCAGACAAATTCGAAAATGCATATTCATTTGGAACCTCtcagttcattttttatttccaaGGAGTGCTATCAATTGGCAGCAGTCTGGTTTGTTTATGAAAAATCCTCAATGGTGCTCCCATAGGGCACTCCTCTGTACAGGCTTCATATCAAACCCGCCCATTGTTAGATCAATTATTGTGATCGGCCCGACCAAGGCAAGGTCTTCTGGAAATCTCTCTgaacaggaggagggccagACCCATATGCAAGCAGAAATGAGAAGATTCTTCTGCATTAGaaatgtctgttttttttttttacgaggcAGGCGTAAGTCATCAATCCTAAACTTGGGCCAAATTTAAGGAatgtgagagtgtgcgtgtgtgtgtgtgtgtgtgtgtgtgtgtgtgtgtgtgtgtgtgtgtgtgtgtgtgtgtgtgtgtgtgtgtgtgtgtccacggttgggcatgtgcgcgtgcatgtgtgtgagtgcactcaTTCTGAGGCCAGTGGTGATGACAGATGTTCCTGGAGTACATGCTTGGTGGGCCAAGCATCTACTGCAGTGGACACACTTACCTCACACTTCTTTTGCTTTAGAAATTCCTGGCAGATAATGTGCAGGGAGCTTCATACTCACGCAATGAGGTCTTCTTCTCATTTGGCTCCTTGAACTTGCGCTCAGTTTTCTTAGAGTCCTTGAGTTTTTATTCTTCTCTCGTTTTTTTCGGTGCTTTTGGCTTTTTCTTCTTCGCTGATCCTCTTCCAAAGCATTTTTAACTGCTAAATCTGTCAGAATCACAGTAAATCTCTCCCTCATTTGACTGGTCGGGTATTCTCTTTTTCCAGCCTTTGGAAAGGGTTGATTGTTTGATGGAGTCCAGTATTTTCTGTTTACTGGATACTGCAAGCTTCACGTATCCAGGGACCCACGAGTTTTAGATGAGAGGATGCCTCCTGTTTTAGTCTGAGAGGAGGTTTTGATGATTACAGGTCCAAAAAGGATTTTGCAAATCATTTCTTCATGGTTTTATGGATATTATTCACATATATCTGTATACATTACGTTTAGTACACGTCCCAACCTTTTTTAAAATTGAGGTTTAAAGTATTCTGCATTGATAGTTGACATCCTTTTATTTGAAGTTTTAATTGACTTTATCTCCCTAACCGAGGCCATAACCATCTTTACCAACTACGCAGACATATTGTGAAGCCTACAGGCCTAGGACCTCAGCCAGATGGTTCCACTAGCTCAGAATAGTAACATAGAACCACTCTTAGCCTCGTGGTTCTATAGTCATATATATTGTTCAGCAGCTATGTGTCAGGTTAGTGCAAAACAATGTGTTGTGTAACAGCCATCTGTTCATTTTCCTTTACCCAGCATGCTGTATGCCTCCACCCACATGCAGTGCCTTCCCTTTAACCTAACGAACAACGGATGTGAAAGAGCTGCACACAATGCAGTCGGTTGTAGACTTAATGTGCTGTCATTGTACGGTTAAAAGgtcaaaacaaaaatatcatTAACTACTACTATCAGGACATCAACTTTCTTACATTTCACATTATTGCTTTTCACCAAAAAAGGTATTTCATTCCAAAATAGTTGTAGCCACATCTTTCTATATTTGTGGAATTAGTCGAGTGAAGTCTCATTTTTTCAAGCCTTCTTGCCTTTTGGTGATTCGCTTTGAAACCCTTAATCCAATTGTAATCATAATACGTGTAAGCCTACGTGCAACATTATCTAATGGTTACTAGAAGGTTTGTAGTCACAAACATCAAACATACCTTTCTGGCAATTCAGTTCTGACTGTGCAATTTGGTTTTGTTATTTGATAATAAGTTGTCATCTTAAAAATCATTGTAAATCTTAAATTACTTGAAAGGTTTTCTACACTGACATGCTCTGAAGCTCAGGTGTCGTGGAGGAGTGCAAGAAGGTTGCCATGGAGATTTTCCTATCAGTTAACCCTATGGTTGCTGGGGTGGCCGCTCTGCATCCATTGTCACAGCAACAGCAGTTAGAAAAAAGTTTGCAAAGACCAAACACTTTGACCAAAGAGAGGTGGAGGCTGTTAACACAAAGATTACTGGAAATAAGTCTGTGCCCAGCACTTTGACTAAATGTAGGCTGAGTCTACAATAGCGTTATAAGAGATACATCTGAGGCCAGCAGTTTCAATAAAATACACAGGATTTTGACAGTACTTTGCTGTGGCAGCAGAGACATTATCAGCAGAGACTGCCAGGAATCTTGAAACCATAGCAACAGAGGCTGGTAACGAGAAAGAGGTTGTAGTATCTGGTGTTGCCAAGGAGACAGAGGTAGTGGCATATGCAGTGGTAGGCAAAGCAGATACAACAGCTGTCTCTGATCGGGCGAATACATACTTACACACATTTTATAGTCACACTAGGTTTTGCACACCTCTGAATGTTGGAAGTCTTgtacaataaaaataacatttaagCTGTCAACTACAGCAACACAGAGCGGAACTCACTGGAATGAATCTTGCTGGTGGCGAAACATAACATCTAGGAATTGTAACGGTTGCTAGTGGGATGATGTGCTTTAAACACATGCAGCTTGAAAGCCCTACCAATGTTTCTCAGCTGAGGATTACTGGAGAAGGCAAAGAACTAGAGTCCAGGGGTCCATACTGATATTTAAATGTGGGCTTTTGAAGCCATTTGACACTAGTAGGTTTAAATTCAAGGATTGTCTCattgcaaaaatatatataaatgtacaaaTGCCATTTTACATATCCCTTAGATATAATACGTTTACAAAATGTGTAAGTCAATAAATGCTATAGCATTGAAATGAGCCTTGTGTGTGATCAAAAGGTTGTGAATATGGATATTGGCAGCAGCCCGGGGTTCTGTTAGACCTCATGTTTTGAGTGACACAAGCATCAGGGCTCACTGATGTGCTTCAACGGCACTTTTAATAAAACAGACATTTCATCCTCACAACAGCAATGTCTGGAcagagaggaggcggggcttgGGTCAGGGTTCCTTGCGCGGATAGGCTGGTTGCTCCTGATAGCTTTGAAGGAATTGGGTGCATCAAAACTGTCATCaatcatgaaaaataaaaacagcacTGACAAcaaggacagagagaaggacagatcAGTTCCGTCTTGTCGGGCCGAAGAGAACGGCAAGGAAAACCCTGACCCCAGAACTAGGGCTCCACTCCCACGCACATATTTACAACAAAGAAAAGTAGTACATTCATTGAATTGACAAAGTAACAAAGCGAATCAACCAgtgttttgttctttttttttgtagttgCAGAAATCAAATGGTTTACATCTAGTTTGTAACCAGACATGTGCTCCAGTTCAGATCATTATTGGTACTGCCATTCACAAGTCAATTAACTTCCAAATAGGTTTCTATCTGTAAACTACCAAGACAAAAACTTCCTCCtccccacacacgcacccgtTGAGGAATCCCCCGTACCCAATATGTATAAGTATTTACAGAAGCAGCAATCTAACCATTTCATCACAAAAatattcagcccccccccctccccctccccccaacccactcatagagaaaagagaaagaacgCATGACACTCCATTCTCACGGCGCCATTTTACAAACTACACCCACATCTTACCCTGTTCTAAAAGAGCATGCCAAGTTgaacaataaacacacaaaatgtcTCTCTatacaggaaaaaaaataaccttaatttatttttttgttcttttcttcctcctccctccccccacagcgGTTCACATGGACGTAACACAAGATTAAACATGGACCCTCCTGGTTTACGTCCGTTTCAAACTTCCGGGACATTTAGTGGAGTGTTGTTTGGCAGGTTTCCTTTTTATCTTCTTTGTCCTAAGAAAGTCACGTTATGACGGGACGGGGGGCATTAGTGGGTGTCTGGGTTACACAAGTACAAGTGGTATGACCAGCAATAGTGGTCTTACAAGTGGTCGCACTAGTGGTCGCACAAGTGGTCGCAGTATTGGTAGCACCAGTGGTAGCACCAGTGGTAGCACCAGTGGTCGCACTAGTGGTAGCACTAGTGGTCTCACTAGTGGTCGCACAAGTGTTTGCACTATTGGTTGACAAGTGGTAACACTAGTGGTCTTACAAGTGGTAGCACTAGTGGTCGCACAAGTGTTCGCACTAGTTGGAGCACTAGTGGTCGTACTAGTGGTCACACTAGTGGTTGACAAGTGCTAGCACTAGTGGTCGCACAAGTGCTAGCACAAGTGGTCGCACAAGTGCTAGCACAAGTGGTCGCACAAGTGCTAGCACTAGTGGTCGCACAAGTGCTGGCGATAGTGGTAACACTAGGGGTTGACAGGTGCTAGCACTAGTGGTCTTACAAGTGCTAGCACTAGTGGTCTTCAAGTGCTAGCACTAGTGGTCTTACAAATGCTAGCAATAGTGGTAGCACAAGTGCTAGCAATAGTGGTAGCACAAGTGCTAGCAATAGTGGTAGCACAAGTGCTAGCACTAGTGGTGGCACTAATGTTAGCACCAGTGGTCGTACCAGTGGTCGTACCGGTGATAGCACTAGTTGTCGTACAATTGACCGTGCTAGTGGTAGCACTAGTGCGTCCTACCAGTGATAGCACTCGTGGTCGTACAAGTGGTCGTACAAGTGGTAGAGCAGGACAGTTTTCTCCAGGATCTGAGGCATCTGTTGGCAATGGAGCAGTTTCAGGGACTTAAAATGGGAGAAGGGAGGAAGTATTTTCAGGTGGGCGGGATAGGGAGTGGGGGAATGTATTTTACTTGAGTCCTTGGGGCGTTTCAGATTCAGAGGTGGCGGGGGCTGGGGTGGCCGTTGTGGTAGAGCTTCTGCTTGATGTGCACCATGTTGCCACTGGAGTCCTCGAGCTGCCGGTGTTGGGAGCGACGCCTCAGGTCCCGCAGGTTGCAGAACTGGGGGAGCCACGACCAGGAGggggtgtctggggggggggggggagagttggGTATGCATCCATTAAAATAAAGCAACGCATAAACTTTCGATTTTATTCATAAATTAATATATTCATATCTAgacatttatatataatttatatatatttttttatatatattttgaagtAAGGCCTATCTTTTAACAGCTGTGACACTGCCCATTCTCTGACGTGCTTGACAAAAGAGCCAGTCTATATAAGTCTTCAGGACACCAGGTTTATCTTGGCTTTAACGACTTTTAATTCTGGGAAGTGAGGCAGCAGATGCGTTCTGCGCCCAACACAGAGTGACGTATACAAGGTAAAGATTGGACGCGGTCAATAATGCGATGAGGAGGCAGAGTGGCCTCAACGCCCTTCATTCTCCCCCGCTTGCCCTTGACTTCTGGCGCACGCACGTGGATCACTGTGAGGTTCCCTTCACGGCTCTACTTCAGacaaaacacacttttcgatGTATCGCGCAAACACTGAATGGACTCAGTGCTGATACAGTGCGATAATCAACACTGCCTCCCCACGTGCCAAACGCCTTATTGCGATGTTTTCTGCTCTCGGTGGTTCTATATTTGATTCCTCACGCTGCCGGTAGCGTGGTGGGAGGCCCCGGTCGTCAGGAAACCAGGACTGACGGAACAACACCAAAACATGAATGGCTGCGCGTGGCTGGAGACAGCGAACCGCGTAGCATCCATTCTAAACCCAGCAGACGGATCTCTGCTagggggaggacgggggagttcgggggagggtgtgggagggtgagggaggtgggggaaggGTTGAAGCCGAGCAGTGGGGGTGGGTTATTTATAGCTGCTCCTCTGAAGGGTATCTGTAGTGAGAGGGGGAAGAAGGTGGAGGATGGAGGAATAAAGATTTAAATCATGAGGTCAAGTCTTACAATACAATGGCTGTATTGATCTAATCAGGTGATACAGGATTTAAATGAAAAACAAGAATGAAAGACGTTATTTTCCAGCTTCCTGACGTTTTTTTTGAATAGGGTAGATGTCCAGAAATACACTTCCCaaggggggaaggggtggaGCTCCATAAATGGCATCAGGAAtatcctctctgtgtgtgtgcttgtgtgtgtgagagtgtatgtgtgtgttggcgcgTGTGTGTCGGCGTGTGTGTACGCGTACAGATGGTCTTTCTATTTATAGCTTTGGAGAAgggtatgtgtgagtgtgtgtgtctatgacagCATATCCCCCCCAGCCTCACCTTCACatcacatccaacacacacacacacacacacacacacacacacacacacacacacacacacacacacacacacacacacacacacacacacacacacacacacacacacacacacacacacacacacacacacacacactgtctcattgtctgcctctgtctctctcctctctcagtctctttctctgtctacttctctgtctctctcagcctctctttaTAAAACAATGCTTTCGAATAACACACCAACACCATCCACCCTATGGCTTCAAAACTTGATTATTGGGTGAAACCAAGAATAGCTTTCCCAAGCTAGTTTCTCACATCGAGGCCAGTGTATGGTGACCAGCCTGCAGGATGTGCCTGATGCCACTGAGTGCTTCACATTCAAGAGTTAAGGCACCTAGAATATTCAGGGTTTATACATCAGGAATGGTTATAGCTCTCCCTAGCATTCATATAGAGAGAGATTCAGCTTCCGTATATATGAGGATCAGAGATAGCATGCATACACTttgttaatattatattatatatatatttcaaagatttactttcaaatatttattcaagCCCATCAAATATATGTCATTACTTAAGATAAATTGTTAATTTATATGCTTTTATTTGAAATAAGAAATTCAAATATTCGGTTTGCGACTATTGAGCCTGATCTGAAATCAAATATCTCTATATTTGTAGATTATTATGACCAAGGAGATCTCTCAACAAAGATCTCATCACATCCAATCACATCCCCAAAAATGCATGTGCTAAGAATCTGGCTATAATTCAAAGATGCCACATATATCTGTGTCTTCACTGAATACCTCaagtctctctttttctctctctcgcattGATTAAACAAAAGGACTTTCTTTCAACTCTACTTCTGGCAGTTTGCAGCTCTGCATCTCAAAGTCCAGTTAAAGGCGCTTTCAGACTAATTACTATTACTGACATATAAGCACAAATGTCTATTGATACTTATACGGTTGATCCTTATAGATGGCACAGACTGTGGCTGGTTTGTTTGCAGATTAAGTTCTTTAAATCGGTCTAGAAAACAGAATCACAACTACCTTACActggctataattatattataataatcacattataataataaaatgatatatatcaataataacatattttattattttcagtaaTTTAATAGTAAGACAAATATAAAGCTTAACATTACAGCTCTTATGTTTCATTCATTGGTAAGCAGCTGGCTTTGACTATTCCTATTCCCCGTCTACGATCCACCAAGCTGATTCTTTGTTTGCAAAGTGGTTGCCAACCGGGGTATGTGAACCCAGAAGAACCTGAACCCTGGGGGAGATGAACCCAGGGGGTAAATGAACACTAAGGGCACATGAAGCCCTAGGATTGTTTTAATATTTCATACATTGATTATTGCTGATCAATTAGGTTATGAGAAGGAACAGATGTATGTCTCAGCTACTTCTATTTTAAACTCCTGGGCCATTAGTAGTAATAATTATGCTATATGGTGATAGTATCATATAAGTTCCCGACTCAGCAATACCTCAAATAATTCCATATCTAAAATAGTGCTATCTGGTAATAATATGCTATTAGTTCAAAGGAAACTGGTTTGGCGTGGAGGAAGTGGACAACGTGTGGGAGGAGGCGGCGCTAGCTTACCGTAGTAGCGGCTAGCTCTCCATGCTCGCACGGCGCAGTGGAGCAGCCCGTCCATCCACAGCAGCAGCCAACTGATGCAGAAGCCCAGCAGCAAGCCCAGCATTAAGTCCATCTCCTGCTTGGTCACGCTGTCGCTCACAAAGTAGTTCTCCGAGGAGTCCACCAACGAGTGATCGCCGTCGTACGGGATCACATAGTGAACGTGATGtctagagagaggagacagagaaaggccAACGCTGGTTATTATGGGTTGGGTCAAAGTACAAAACGCAACTCCAGTTAAGGTGTAGTAATGGCAATGGTAGGGCTTGTGACCCCTGATGATGTGTGATTAGGCATATTGAAAACATAATTTTGTTACTGCGAACCATTCCGAGCCAGGTGATGATACCCTGGAGGATAAAAATGGGTGCTCCTCTTTGCACAACTATCAGGATGGTTTGTCTTCTGAATTATAAATCCAGTCGAAACCATCCTCCCACTCCAAACTAGtaacaacatgacataagccAAAAGATAAAATGTTATCATATGGTTGCTTTAAGATCCAACCCTTCACAATTTGTATCTTTGTGGTACAGAATCTCAAGAGCGAAAGCATTAAGTAGACCTACTTCAGAAATTCAGTATCAAACATAAGTGTAAGGAGGAAGTGAAACACATGTAGGGAATGATAAAACAATGGGAACCACCTGCTCCAACCACCATTCTAATTTAGCTGTGAACTCATTCAAACAAACCCCATCTTCACCCTAGCATCATTTTGGCCAGTATAATGAAACAATGGTTTACCATCTCATCTTACTATACTGAACAGTATCATCTATGTTTTAAAAACCTGCCTAATGCAACAccttctctgaaaataatctcTGTAATCACTGAGTAATTCAACCCCAAATTAACGACGACAATGACAGAGGAAGACaaaggtttatgtgtgtgtgtgtgtgtgtgtgtgtgtgtgtgtgtgtgtgtgtgtgtgtgtgtgtgtgtgtgtgtgtgtgtgtgtgtgtgtgtgtgtgtgtgtgtgtgtgtgtgtgtgtgtgtgtgtgtgtgtgtgtgtgtgtgtgtgtgtgtttgattctaGTTTGATTAAAGCTGCCTTGATGGGATTCTCAGTTCTGGGTGTACCACAGAGCTCTTAGTCTCAGCCACACATTGC from the Gadus macrocephalus chromosome 7, ASM3116895v1 genome contains:
- the tmem240a gene encoding transmembrane protein 240, giving the protein MHMITTTMIFMILGASIVMAVACLMDMNALLDRFHNYILPHLRGEDRVCHCNCGRHHVHYVIPYDGDHSLVDSSENYFVSDSVTKQEMDLMLGLLLGFCISWLLLWMDGLLHCAVRAWRASRYYDTPSWSWLPQFCNLRDLRRRSQHRQLEDSSGNMVHIKQKLYHNGHPSPRHL